The window GCGAGGAGCCCGAGACCGGCGTGGACCCGGGCGGCCCGGGGCGAGACCGCGTCGACGACGAGCACCAGCACCGCCCCCAGCGCCGGTGCGAGCACCGGCCCGAGGACCCACCAGTCGATCGAGACGAGGGTGGTCATCGGGCCGCCCCCACGAGGGTGGCGACGGCCGGGCTGGTCAGGGCGAGCAGCGGACCCGGCAGGACGCCGAGCAGCACGGTGGCCAGCCCGAGCACGGCGATGACGTCCCACTCGCTGTCGCGGCTGTCCTCGATGAACGGCTCGCGGCGCTCCCCCGCCCAGACGGTGCGGGCGACCCGCAGGGCGTAGGCCGCGGCCAGCACCGTCCCCAGCGCGGCGACGACGGCCAGTCCGCGGAACAGCCCGGTGGGCCGGTCGTCGGCCGGCGACCACGCGGCATACACGGAGAGGAACTCGCCCCAGAACCCGGCGAGCCCGGGCAGCCCCAGGGACGCGGCGAGCCCGAGGACGAGCGCGAAGCCGAGCCGCGGCGCGACCTCGCGGACGGCAGCGCGGGCGGTGCGCAGGTCGGCGTCGCCCCAGCGCTCCTTGAGGCCGCCGACGACGACGAAGAGCAGCGCCGAGATGACGCCGTGGGCGATGTTCGCGAAGAGGGCGGCCTGCAGCCCGGTGCGGGTGCCGCTGGCCAGGCCGAGGACGACGAAGCCCATGTGCGCCACGGACGAGTACGCGATGAGCCGTTTGAGGTCGCGCTCGACGAGGCAGGCGAGGCCTCCCCACAGGATGCCGACCGCGCCGAGCACGGCCAGCACCGGCGCGACCCGCGAGAACCCCTCGGGCACCGAGGCGATCGGCAGGCGCACCAGGCCGTACGTGCCCATCTTGAGCAGCACCGCCGCGAGCAGCACCGACCCGGCCGTGGGGGCCGTCGTGTG is drawn from Phycicoccus sp. M110.8 and contains these coding sequences:
- a CDS encoding NADH-quinone oxidoreductase subunit M is translated as MVILVSLVVPAAVAVWLLTAGRRLGHRAANGVATAASVVTLGAVIVAVIVRPTVDRAWVPSLGLRWQLAVDGISAPLLLMTALLGVGVVLHTLDRPPTGGTTGAFHACLLLVEFGALATFYARDAVLFFVAFELVLVPMWVLITRYGDPHDARARADAGGRFVLYTAFGSTLMLVGILALVAKAGTADLDVLAQGGRTGIPVGTQTLVAALLVAGLAVKVPVFPLHTWLPSAHTTAPTAGSVLLAAVLLKMGTYGLVRLPIASVPEGFSRVAPVLAVLGAVGILWGGLACLVERDLKRLIAYSSVAHMGFVVLGLASGTRTGLQAALFANIAHGVISALLFVVVGGLKERWGDADLRTARAAVREVAPRLGFALVLGLAASLGLPGLAGFWGEFLSVYAAWSPADDRPTGLFRGLAVVAALGTVLAAAYALRVARTVWAGERREPFIEDSRDSEWDVIAVLGLATVLLGVLPGPLLALTSPAVATLVGAAR